A section of the Candidatus Margulisiibacteriota bacterium genome encodes:
- a CDS encoding glycosyltransferase family 2 protein, with amino-acid sequence MKLSIIVPAYNEEKSIGKTLEGLKNQSYKDLEIIVIDNNSKDKTSEIAKQHVDKVYLETQQGYIYAVIRGAKEASGELITFCDADTVYPRDWAEKAVKPFMKNSKVVAVYGTCATFDSGKISSFFNYLGYTVFLMVSRTLGLDNTSGFNFIMRKSAYDKVGGYDPAYKKMSPDIELGKRLKITGNIKFLPSLKVSSSIRRFKEKGKIKTFFMFAKAWWSMLRNKLPDVDYAEYNKVKK; translated from the coding sequence ATGAAGTTATCTATTATTGTTCCGGCTTATAATGAAGAAAAAAGTATAGGTAAGACACTGGAAGGGCTTAAAAATCAGTCTTACAAAGACCTAGAAATAATAGTTATTGATAATAACAGTAAAGATAAAACATCGGAAATAGCTAAACAGCATGTTGATAAAGTTTATTTGGAAACACAGCAGGGTTATATCTATGCAGTTATCAGAGGAGCAAAGGAAGCCAGCGGAGAACTTATAACTTTTTGTGACGCTGACACTGTTTATCCCCGCGATTGGGCTGAAAAAGCCGTAAAACCATTTATGAAGAACAGTAAAGTAGTTGCTGTTTATGGCACATGTGCTACTTTTGACTCAGGCAAGATCAGTAGTTTTTTCAATTATTTGGGCTATACAGTGTTTCTTATGGTTTCTCGTACTCTGGGTCTGGATAATACTTCAGGTTTTAATTTTATAATGAGAAAGTCCGCTTATGATAAAGTAGGCGGCTATGATCCGGCATATAAAAAAATGTCCCCGGATATAGAACTCGGTAAACGTTTGAAAATAACCGGAAATATCAAGTTCTTACCAAGCCTGAAAGTTTCTTCATCAATCAGAAGATTTAAAGAAAAAGGAAAGATAAAGACATTCTTTATGTTTGCTAAAGCCTGGTGGTCCATGCTTAGGAATAAATTGCCCGATG